One genomic window of Leptotrichia shahii includes the following:
- a CDS encoding DUF488 domain-containing protein — translation MQFKIKWKRVYEKVEEMDGFRVLVDRLWPRGLKKEDVKIDYWAKAITPSKELRESYHKEIIDFKSFSEKYRAELDKNTNFKEFEDTVLKELKKRNVTLIYASRIPELSHIPVLRKFIEEKLRK, via the coding sequence ATGCAATTTAAAATTAAATGGAAAAGAGTTTATGAAAAAGTTGAAGAGATGGATGGTTTTAGAGTGTTAGTTGATAGATTGTGGCCTAGAGGATTAAAGAAAGAAGATGTAAAGATTGATTATTGGGCAAAAGCTATTACGCCATCAAAAGAATTAAGGGAAAGTTATCATAAAGAAATTATTGATTTTAAAAGTTTTTCAGAAAAATATAGGGCAGAATTGGATAAAAATACTAATTTTAAAGAATTTGAAGATACAGTATTGAAAGAGTTAAAAAAAAGGAATGTAACATTGATTTATGCAAGTAGAATTCCAGAATTGAGTCATATTCCTGTATTGAGAAAATTTATTGAGGAGAAATTGAGAAAGTAG
- a CDS encoding glycogen synthase, which translates to MKIVYLASEVAPFYKSGGLADVLGALPKKMQELGHEVSIIMPKYDVIPLKYLEKLEWVARLESHGDVFNLVKYPDDKINYYFIENKALYERGHVYGDFDQDVQYAMFSELALRFLKEINLQADILHCNDWQTGPVPYFLNVRYNYDPFYWDMRTVYSIHNLMYQGKFSKYSFERMGYYMNDRHDLNFMEIGIGYGDVVNTVSPTYAEEIKYAYFGEGLEWITNRKYIHGILNGIDTDVFNPETTKGIVHFNKDSLDKKQENKYLLQEKLGLPKSDVALISIISRLVEGKGLDLVSAALENLLQYDAVQIVILGSGDRFYEDYYNHLAWKYPDKFKVYLGYNGQLANEIYAGSDMFLMPSRYEPCGLSQMIAMRFGTIPIVRETGGLKDSVKPYNIFTDEGNGFSFTNFNADDMLFTIKVAEGIYYDKPDIWEKLIKRNMDLDFSWDRSAKEYEKLYELAKSY; encoded by the coding sequence TTGAAAATAGTATATTTGGCATCTGAAGTGGCTCCGTTTTATAAATCTGGTGGACTGGCTGATGTATTGGGAGCATTGCCAAAAAAAATGCAGGAGCTTGGACACGAAGTTTCTATAATAATGCCTAAATACGATGTAATACCGCTAAAATATCTTGAAAAGCTGGAATGGGTGGCAAGGCTTGAAAGTCACGGAGATGTGTTTAATTTGGTAAAATACCCAGATGATAAGATAAATTATTACTTTATTGAAAATAAAGCATTATATGAAAGAGGACATGTTTACGGAGATTTTGATCAAGATGTTCAATATGCGATGTTTTCAGAATTGGCACTTAGATTTTTGAAGGAAATTAATCTGCAGGCGGATATCTTACATTGTAATGACTGGCAAACTGGTCCAGTTCCATATTTTTTAAATGTTAGATATAACTATGATCCATTTTACTGGGATATGAGAACTGTTTATTCAATCCATAACCTAATGTATCAAGGTAAGTTTTCTAAATATTCATTCGAAAGAATGGGATATTATATGAATGATAGACATGATCTAAACTTTATGGAAATTGGAATAGGATATGGTGATGTTGTAAATACAGTAAGTCCAACTTATGCTGAAGAAATAAAGTATGCATATTTTGGTGAAGGGCTTGAATGGATCACAAATAGAAAATATATTCACGGTATTCTAAATGGAATAGATACAGACGTGTTTAATCCTGAGACAACCAAAGGAATAGTTCATTTTAATAAAGATTCTTTAGATAAAAAACAAGAAAATAAATATTTATTACAAGAAAAATTAGGACTTCCAAAGTCAGATGTTGCCTTGATTTCAATAATTTCAAGACTTGTTGAAGGAAAAGGATTGGATCTAGTATCTGCAGCTCTTGAAAATTTGCTGCAATATGATGCAGTCCAAATTGTAATTTTAGGAAGCGGAGATAGGTTCTATGAAGACTACTACAATCATCTAGCTTGGAAATACCCTGATAAATTTAAGGTTTATCTTGGATACAACGGACAACTTGCGAATGAAATTTATGCAGGAAGTGACATGTTTTTAATGCCTTCAAGATATGAACCTTGCGGACTTAGTCAAATGATTGCAATGAGATTTGGAACTATCCCAATTGTAAGAGAAACTGGTGGATTAAAAGACTCAGTAAAACCTTATAACATCTTTACGGATGAAGGGAATGGCTTCTCATTTACAAATTTTAATGCAGATGATATGTTATTTACAATAAAAGTTGCAGAAGGAATCTATTATGACAAACCTGATATATGGGAAAAATTAATTAAAAGAAATATGGATTTAGACTTTTCTTGGGATAGATCAGCAAAGGAATATGAAAAACTTTATGAATTAGCTAAATCTTATTAA
- a CDS encoding cobyric acid synthase, which yields MGRNHKNIMLLGTGSNVGKSIIAAGLCRIFYQDGHSVVPFKSQNMALNSFITKDGKEMGRAQVVQAEAANIEPQAFMNPILLKPTTDRKSQVIVNGKVYKNMDAREYFAYKHNLKKDIMAAYNHIRDNFDICVLEGAGSPAEINLKEDDIVNTGMAEMADSPAILVADIDRGGVFAAIYGTIMLLEESEKKRIKGVIINKFRGDKSLLTPGIEMIEELTNVPVLGVVPFVPLGIEEEDSLGIDKYNVKKEGKIRISVIKLKHISNFTDVDALSHYNDVSLKYVTKSSELGDEDIIIIPGSKNTVEDMKDLIDKNISREIIRLAKRGTIVFGICGGFQIMGQKIMDPKNIESNLKEISGLDLLDIETVMETAKTTTQYGNKIKNADGILNGMEGIEIKGYEIHQGYSYPVNEEKTEIKCIFDDEKLKGAVKGNVVGTYIHGIFDNSEFTNHFLNKVRKLKGLDKVNEDFSFKEYKNREYNKLAQILRENVDIDKVYEIMGIK from the coding sequence ATGGGAAGAAATCATAAAAATATAATGCTGCTTGGAACAGGATCAAATGTAGGGAAAAGTATAATTGCAGCAGGGCTTTGCAGAATATTTTATCAGGATGGGCACAGTGTAGTTCCGTTTAAGTCGCAGAATATGGCTTTGAACTCATTTATTACAAAGGATGGAAAAGAGATGGGGAGAGCTCAGGTGGTACAGGCTGAAGCCGCTAATATCGAGCCTCAGGCATTTATGAATCCGATATTATTAAAGCCTACGACAGACAGAAAGTCACAGGTTATTGTGAATGGGAAAGTTTATAAAAACATGGATGCAAGGGAATATTTCGCCTATAAGCATAATTTAAAAAAGGATATAATGGCGGCGTACAATCACATAAGGGATAATTTTGATATTTGCGTGCTGGAAGGGGCAGGAAGCCCTGCGGAAATTAACTTGAAGGAAGATGACATTGTAAATACAGGGATGGCGGAAATGGCTGATTCGCCTGCTATCTTGGTTGCCGATATTGACAGAGGGGGTGTTTTTGCGGCAATTTATGGTACAATTATGCTGCTTGAAGAAAGTGAGAAAAAACGTATAAAAGGTGTAATTATAAACAAATTTAGAGGGGACAAAAGCCTTTTGACTCCTGGAATTGAGATGATTGAAGAACTGACAAATGTGCCTGTTCTGGGAGTCGTGCCGTTTGTACCACTGGGAATCGAGGAAGAGGACAGCCTGGGAATTGACAAGTATAATGTGAAAAAAGAAGGGAAAATTCGGATTTCAGTTATTAAACTAAAACATATATCGAATTTTACTGATGTTGATGCACTTAGCCATTATAACGATGTTTCCTTGAAATATGTTACAAAAAGTTCTGAACTTGGAGATGAGGACATTATTATTATTCCCGGTTCAAAAAATACTGTGGAAGATATGAAGGATTTAATTGATAAAAATATAAGCAGGGAAATTATAAGGCTTGCAAAAAGAGGAACGATAGTATTTGGAATTTGCGGTGGTTTTCAAATAATGGGTCAAAAAATAATGGATCCAAAAAATATTGAATCTAATCTAAAGGAAATCTCAGGCTTAGATTTACTTGACATAGAAACAGTTATGGAAACGGCAAAAACAACAACACAGTATGGAAATAAAATAAAAAATGCAGATGGAATACTGAATGGAATGGAAGGCATTGAAATAAAAGGATATGAAATACATCAAGGCTACAGCTATCCTGTAAATGAGGAAAAAACCGAGATAAAATGTATCTTTGACGATGAAAAGCTAAAAGGTGCTGTAAAAGGCAATGTTGTCGGAACCTATATTCATGGAATATTTGACAATTCTGAATTTACAAATCATTTTCTGAACAAAGTGAGAAAGTTGAAGGGGCTTGACAAAGTGAATGAAGATTTTAGCTTTAAGGAATACAAGAATCGAGAATACAATAAATTGGCACAGATTTTGAGGGAAAATGTAGATATTGATAAGGTTTATGAAATAATGGGAATTAAATAA
- a CDS encoding pyridoxal phosphate-dependent aminotransferase, producing the protein MDFHGGNIYRIFREKNITEILDYSSNINPYGVPESLRRKITENIGILERYPDPDYVELREKLAKLNNVDISNITVGNGATESIFLFMKVLKPEKVLIVSPTFGEYERAVKAWDGSEIRKIEIEYFELEEKDEFLLNIRKLKKELKKKYDLLIICNPNNPTGKFLKMAETEEILRECNKYDTKLFIDEAFIEFLEDGLKESIVNSEENKKNLFVTRAFTKFFAIPGLRLGYGIYFDKNLEKKIAEKKEPWSVNNIAEMAGITVLDDVEYIEKTLKWITKEKKYMYEKLNEILGIKAYKTEVNFICVKIKDEQASKGMTVKKLKGKMLERGILIRDASNFKFLDERFFRMAIKDRRSNDRIIRVLKEILAERG; encoded by the coding sequence ATGGATTTTCATGGTGGAAACATTTATAGAATATTCAGGGAAAAAAATATAACAGAAATACTGGATTACAGCTCAAATATAAATCCTTACGGAGTGCCTGAGAGCCTAAGACGTAAGATTACAGAAAATATTGGGATTCTTGAAAGGTATCCTGATCCTGACTATGTGGAATTGCGTGAGAAATTAGCAAAGTTAAATAACGTTGATATTTCAAATATTACTGTTGGAAATGGGGCAACAGAATCAATATTTTTGTTTATGAAAGTGTTAAAGCCAGAAAAAGTATTAATTGTGTCGCCTACTTTTGGAGAATATGAAAGAGCGGTTAAGGCTTGGGATGGTTCTGAAATTAGGAAAATTGAAATTGAATATTTTGAACTGGAAGAAAAAGATGAGTTTTTGCTTAATATTAGAAAATTAAAAAAGGAACTTAAAAAAAAATACGATTTATTAATAATTTGCAATCCAAATAATCCAACTGGAAAATTTTTGAAAATGGCTGAAACAGAGGAAATTCTGAGAGAATGCAATAAATATGATACGAAGTTGTTTATTGATGAGGCATTTATTGAATTTTTAGAGGATGGACTAAAGGAAAGTATCGTAAATAGTGAAGAAAATAAAAAAAATTTGTTTGTAACTCGTGCATTTACAAAGTTTTTTGCTATTCCAGGACTACGATTGGGATATGGAATTTATTTTGACAAAAATTTAGAAAAGAAAATCGCTGAAAAAAAAGAGCCGTGGAGCGTGAACAATATCGCTGAAATGGCTGGAATAACGGTGCTTGATGATGTTGAATATATTGAAAAAACATTGAAATGGATAACGAAAGAAAAAAAATATATGTATGAAAAACTAAATGAAATTTTGGGGATAAAGGCTTATAAGACAGAAGTAAACTTTATTTGTGTAAAAATAAAGGATGAACAGGCTTCAAAAGGTATGACTGTGAAAAAATTGAAGGGAAAAATGCTGGAAAGGGGGATTTTGATTAGAGATGCTTCTAATTTTAAGTTTCTGGATGAAAGATTTTTTAGGATGGCGATTAAGGATAGGAGAAGTAATGATAGGATTATAAGGGTTTTAAAGGAAATATTGGCTGAAAGAGGCTAA
- the cobM gene encoding precorrin-4 C(11)-methyltransferase: MKKVYFIGAGPGDPELITVKGQRIVKEADVIIYAGSLVPKEVIDCHKDGAEIYNSASMNLDEVMEVTIKAQKKGKLVARVHTGDPSIYGAIREQMDILDEYGIEYEVIPGVSSFVAAAAAIKKEFTLPDVSQTIICTRLEGRTPVPEAESLESLASHKCSMAIFLSVQMIDEVVKRLLKHYDKTTPIAIVQRATWEDQKIVMGTLENIAELVKKEKITKTAQILVGNFMGNEYSKSKLYDKAFSHEFRKGIKE; the protein is encoded by the coding sequence ATGAAAAAAGTATACTTCATAGGAGCAGGACCAGGAGATCCTGAATTGATTACAGTAAAAGGGCAAAGAATCGTAAAGGAAGCAGATGTAATAATTTATGCTGGCTCATTAGTTCCAAAAGAGGTTATTGATTGTCATAAGGATGGAGCTGAAATTTATAATTCTGCTTCAATGAACTTGGACGAAGTGATGGAAGTTACGATAAAGGCACAGAAAAAAGGGAAGCTGGTAGCAAGGGTTCACACTGGGGATCCGAGCATTTATGGTGCAATAAGGGAACAAATGGATATCCTGGATGAATATGGGATTGAGTATGAAGTAATTCCAGGAGTAAGTTCATTTGTGGCTGCTGCTGCTGCAATAAAAAAAGAATTTACCCTGCCTGATGTAAGCCAGACAATAATTTGTACAAGACTGGAAGGAAGAACACCTGTCCCTGAAGCAGAAAGTCTTGAAAGCCTTGCTTCACATAAATGTTCGATGGCAATATTCCTATCTGTGCAAATGATTGATGAAGTTGTAAAAAGATTATTAAAACATTATGATAAAACAACGCCAATTGCAATTGTTCAAAGAGCAACTTGGGAAGATCAGAAAATTGTTATGGGAACATTAGAAAACATTGCTGAACTTGTGAAAAAGGAAAAAATCACAAAAACGGCACAAATTCTTGTAGGAAACTTTATGGGGAACGAATATTCTAAGTCTAAACTTTATGACAAGGCATTTTCACATGAGTTTAGGAAAGGAATTAAGGAATAA
- a CDS encoding NUDIX domain-containing protein → MITTLCYLEKDEKYLMLHRTKKQKDINKGKWLGIGGKLEAGETPEECLKREVQEETGYKLNSYESRGLIIFNYNNDEPLFIYLYTSSNFSGNQHACDEGDLKWVPKKEIFDLTLWEGDKIFLESLFKNTPFFYLTLNYKNDNLLSSKLEFKDKYSCFEVFVPENYVEKIVENLQRYNLLTEGFYADVYSIIDGIGYWKTLEGGNPFDGEVGKTSVANEKIMKFRVKKDFQELAYYLIKEIHPYETPVINVFEMEV, encoded by the coding sequence ATGATTACAACACTATGCTATTTAGAAAAAGATGAAAAATATTTAATGTTACATAGAACAAAAAAGCAAAAAGATATAAATAAAGGAAAATGGCTAGGAATTGGCGGAAAATTAGAAGCTGGGGAAACACCTGAAGAATGCTTGAAGAGAGAAGTTCAAGAAGAAACTGGCTATAAATTGAATAGTTATGAATCTCGTGGACTTATAATTTTTAATTACAACAATGATGAGCCGCTATTTATATATCTCTACACAAGCTCGAATTTCTCAGGAAATCAGCATGCATGTGATGAAGGCGATTTAAAATGGGTACCCAAAAAAGAAATTTTTGATTTGACATTGTGGGAAGGTGATAAAATATTTTTAGAGTCATTATTCAAAAATACACCATTTTTCTATTTGACCTTAAATTATAAAAACGATAATTTATTAAGTTCAAAATTAGAATTTAAAGATAAATATAGCTGTTTTGAAGTTTTTGTCCCAGAAAATTATGTAGAAAAAATTGTGGAAAACTTACAGAGATATAACCTCTTGACAGAAGGATTTTACGCAGATGTTTATTCAATAATTGACGGAATCGGATATTGGAAAACTTTGGAAGGTGGAAATCCTTTTGATGGCGAAGTTGGAAAAACAAGCGTTGCCAATGAAAAAATTATGAAATTTAGAGTGAAAAAAGATTTTCAGGAGTTGGCATATTACTTGATTAAAGAAATACATCCTTATGAAACACCTGTAATTAATGTATTTGAAATGGAAGTGTAG
- a CDS encoding pyridoxamine 5'-phosphate oxidase family protein: protein MIDYNKILKENSYGVLATLDNNKPKTRIFQYLFSEKDKVYLATTNNKNVYKQLKKCPYVSFLSHSEDYLSFISVNGNIHFTDDIDLKTRVLNEYPAIKELFKTPDNPIFELFYIDSEEIRSFDLKTYTNENFKIEKP from the coding sequence ATGATTGATTATAATAAAATATTAAAAGAAAACTCTTACGGAGTTTTAGCTACACTTGACAATAATAAACCTAAAACAAGAATTTTTCAGTATCTGTTTTCTGAAAAAGACAAAGTGTATCTTGCAACTACAAATAATAAAAATGTTTATAAGCAGTTAAAAAAATGTCCTTACGTTTCTTTTCTCTCTCATTCAGAAGATTATTTATCATTTATATCCGTAAATGGAAATATTCATTTTACTGATGATATTGATCTTAAAACAAGAGTTTTAAATGAATATCCAGCAATAAAGGAACTTTTTAAAACTCCTGACAATCCTATTTTTGAACTCTTTTATATTGATTCGGAAGAAATCAGAAGCTTTGATTTAAAAACTTATACCAATGAAAATTTTAAAATAGAAAAACCATAA
- the cobI gene encoding precorrin-2 C(20)-methyltransferase, whose amino-acid sequence MKKGKFYGIGVGVGDPENITIKAVKRLHEVDVIVLPEAKSGEGSTAFNIVKEYVKTDVKQLFLEFPMIKDVEARKVFRKNNADKISVELENGKNVAFLTIGDPMTYSTYTYVLEHIADDVEVETIAGITSFNSIAARLNIPLMIGDEDLKVVSVNKKTDIYKEIENNDNLVLMKISRNFEKIKKAIIETGNKENAVIVSDCGKENEVVYWDIEKVEEVPYFSTMILKREGVKEWKRFLKIL is encoded by the coding sequence ATGAAAAAAGGCAAATTTTATGGGATCGGAGTAGGAGTAGGAGATCCTGAAAATATAACGATTAAAGCAGTAAAAAGATTGCATGAAGTAGATGTAATTGTGTTGCCTGAGGCAAAAAGCGGGGAAGGGAGTACGGCTTTTAATATTGTAAAAGAGTATGTAAAAACTGATGTGAAACAGCTGTTTTTAGAATTTCCGATGATAAAAGATGTGGAAGCAAGAAAAGTTTTTCGAAAAAATAATGCTGACAAAATAAGTGTTGAACTTGAAAATGGGAAAAATGTAGCATTTTTAACAATTGGAGATCCAATGACTTATAGCACATATACTTATGTTTTGGAGCATATTGCAGACGATGTGGAAGTTGAAACTATTGCGGGAATAACTTCATTTAACAGCATTGCAGCAAGGCTTAATATACCGTTAATGATCGGAGATGAAGATTTAAAAGTAGTTTCTGTCAATAAAAAGACTGATATTTATAAAGAAATTGAGAATAATGATAATTTAGTGTTAATGAAAATTAGCCGAAATTTTGAGAAAATAAAAAAAGCGATAATTGAAACTGGGAATAAAGAAAATGCTGTAATTGTTTCAGATTGCGGGAAAGAGAATGAAGTTGTTTATTGGGATATTGAGAAAGTGGAGGAAGTTCCTTATTTTTCGACAATGATATTGAAGAGGGAAGGAGTTAAGGAGTGGAAGAGATTTCTAAAAATACTTTAA
- a CDS encoding glucose-1-phosphate adenylyltransferase: MKVLAMILAGGRGSRLDILSEKRVKPSVPFAGKFRIIDFALSNCSNSGIYDVALLTQYLPLSLNEHIGSGKPWDFDRRDSSITMLQPHEKLGGNSWYQGTADAIRQNIDFIKSKNPKYVLILSGDHIYKMDYRWMLKEHEENDAELTIAVQPVPIEEASRFGIFEVDKDKKILNFEEKPAEPKSNLASMGIYIFNTDSLLEYLEKLENSDLDFGKHVIPSMIQEDRKVYVHTYDSYWKDVGTYDSYLEANLDLIKKSEEVGINLYDQGWKIYTRSEDLAPVRIGVTGSVQNSLICNGCKIEGSVENSVLGPGVTVRRGATVRNCIIFSGTYVDENSHLDTVIADKKTYIGKNSFIGNGNANVPNKERPDLLSSGITVIGKGVVIPDGSIVGKNVRIFAGVKISESNRIVETGETVKW; encoded by the coding sequence ATGAAAGTTTTAGCTATGATTTTAGCTGGTGGAAGAGGTTCAAGGCTCGATATTCTATCAGAAAAAAGAGTTAAACCAAGTGTTCCTTTTGCTGGAAAATTTAGAATAATAGATTTTGCACTTAGTAACTGTTCAAATTCAGGTATTTACGATGTTGCATTACTTACCCAATATTTGCCATTATCATTAAATGAACATATTGGTTCTGGAAAACCTTGGGATTTTGACAGAAGAGATTCTAGTATTACGATGTTACAACCACATGAAAAACTTGGTGGAAATTCTTGGTATCAAGGAACTGCCGATGCAATCAGACAAAATATTGATTTTATTAAAAGTAAAAATCCTAAATATGTATTAATTTTATCTGGAGATCATATTTATAAAATGGATTACAGATGGATGTTGAAAGAACATGAAGAAAACGATGCTGAATTAACAATTGCTGTACAACCTGTACCTATTGAAGAAGCAAGCAGATTTGGTATTTTTGAAGTTGATAAAGATAAAAAAATATTAAATTTTGAAGAAAAGCCTGCGGAACCAAAAAGTAATTTAGCTTCAATGGGAATTTATATTTTTAATACTGATTCTTTGTTAGAATATCTTGAAAAATTAGAAAATAGCGATTTAGATTTTGGAAAACATGTTATTCCTTCAATGATTCAAGAAGATAGAAAAGTTTATGTTCACACTTATGATAGCTATTGGAAAGATGTAGGAACTTATGATTCATACTTAGAAGCAAATTTAGACTTAATCAAAAAATCTGAAGAAGTTGGAATTAATTTGTATGATCAAGGATGGAAAATTTATACAAGAAGTGAAGATTTGGCACCAGTTAGAATCGGAGTTACAGGAAGTGTTCAAAATTCATTAATCTGTAATGGATGTAAAATTGAAGGAAGTGTAGAAAATTCAGTTTTAGGACCAGGAGTTACAGTTAGAAGAGGGGCAACTGTCAGAAATTGTATTATTTTCTCTGGAACATATGTAGATGAAAATTCTCACTTAGACACAGTTATTGCTGATAAAAAAACATATATTGGTAAAAACTCATTTATAGGAAATGGAAATGCAAATGTTCCAAATAAAGAACGTCCTGATTTATTATCTTCAGGAATTACTGTTATTGGAAAAGGTGTAGTTATACCTGATGGGTCAATTGTTGGTAAAAATGTAAGAATTTTTGCGGGAGTGAAAATTAGTGAAAGTAACAGAATAGTTGAAACTGGGGAAACTGTAAAATGGTAG
- a CDS encoding winged helix-turn-helix transcriptional regulator, with protein sequence MNKKELPKCSVEITLSLISNKWKILIIRDLLDGTKRFGELRKSINGISNRVLTYNLREMEEDNLLIRKIYPEIPPKVEYSLTETGYSLKPILESMDKWGVNYKEKTKYE encoded by the coding sequence ATGAATAAAAAAGAATTACCAAAGTGTTCTGTTGAAATAACACTTTCTTTGATTTCTAATAAATGGAAAATACTTATAATAAGAGATTTGCTTGATGGAACAAAAAGATTTGGAGAGTTGAGAAAATCTATAAATGGAATTTCTAATAGAGTTTTGACATATAATTTAAGAGAAATGGAGGAGGACAATCTTCTTATAAGAAAGATTTATCCTGAAATTCCTCCAAAAGTTGAATATTCTCTTACTGAAACAGGCTACAGCTTAAAGCCGATACTGGAAAGTATGGACAAATGGGGGGTAAATTACAAAGAAAAAACAAAATATGAATAA
- a CDS encoding alpha/beta hydrolase: MAIPAIKQVKDSSIKLEQKWDKIFLESNKVEHTKVMFKNRYGITLVGDLYVPKNIGNKKISAIAISGPFGAVKEQSSGLYAQTLAERGFVTLAFDGSYTGESGGQPRNVPSPEINTEDFSAAVDFLGTQSFIDRDKIGILGICGWGGFALNAGISDTRIKAVATSTMYNMTRVSAKGYNDTVDVEARYNLKKQLNEARWTAVENNYADLNPANNLRKEQITAETPKFIAEYSNYYTTKRGFHKRAVNSNPNGSWTTTGMLPLINMPILQYASEMRTPTLIVHGENAHSRYFSEDAYKALGNKNKELYIVKGASHTDLYDGGKNHVIPFDKIESFFKDNLK; the protein is encoded by the coding sequence ATGGCAATACCTGCAATTAAACAAGTGAAAGATTCGAGTATAAAATTAGAACAAAAATGGGATAAAATTTTTCTGGAAAGTAATAAAGTTGAGCATACGAAAGTTATGTTTAAAAATCGTTATGGAATAACTCTGGTTGGGGATTTGTATGTTCCAAAAAATATTGGAAATAAAAAAATATCCGCAATAGCAATTTCAGGTCCATTTGGAGCAGTTAAAGAGCAATCATCAGGACTGTATGCTCAGACATTGGCAGAAAGAGGATTTGTAACATTAGCATTTGATGGTTCATATACTGGAGAAAGTGGAGGACAGCCAAGAAATGTTCCATCACCTGAAATTAATACTGAAGACTTTAGTGCGGCAGTTGATTTTTTAGGAACACAATCATTTATTGACAGAGATAAGATTGGAATTTTAGGAATTTGTGGATGGGGAGGATTTGCCTTAAATGCAGGAATTTCAGATACTCGTATTAAAGCAGTGGCAACTTCCACTATGTATAACATGACAAGAGTTTCTGCAAAAGGATATAATGATACTGTAGATGTAGAAGCTAGATATAACTTGAAAAAACAATTAAATGAAGCTAGATGGACAGCTGTTGAAAATAATTATGCTGATCTAAATCCAGCCAATAATTTAAGAAAAGAACAAATTACAGCAGAAACTCCAAAATTTATTGCAGAATATTCTAATTACTACACAACAAAAAGAGGTTTCCATAAGAGAGCAGTAAATTCAAATCCAAATGGTTCCTGGACAACAACTGGAATGCTTCCATTGATTAATATGCCAATTTTACAATATGCTTCTGAAATGAGAACACCTACTTTAATCGTACACGGAGAAAATGCTCACTCAAGATACTTCTCAGAAGATGCCTACAAAGCATTAGGAAATAAAAATAAAGAATTATATATCGTAAAAGGTGCATCTCATACTGATTTATATGATGGTGGAAAAAATCATGTAATTCCATTTGATAAAATTGAAAGTTTCTTTAAAGATAATTTGAAATAA
- a CDS encoding helix-turn-helix domain-containing protein, which yields MSHKYFTINERNKLEILLKENYKISKILNSHRAIIYREIKRINGEYSSENVQSDANTKAANKRKN from the coding sequence ATGAGCCATAAATATTTTACTATAAATGAAAGAAATAAACTAGAGATTCTGCTAAAAGAAAATTACAAAATTTCTAAAATCCTTAACAGTCACAGGGCTATCATTTACCGTGAAATAAAAAGAATTAATGGTGAATACTCTTCTGAAAATGTTCAGTCAGATGCCAATACAAAAGCTGCTAATAAAAGAAAAAATTAA
- a CDS encoding DUF1016 N-terminal domain-containing protein translates to MGKIEKGIESNMVYLQIKELMENARKQVSVKINNILVQTYWKIGKIIIEDEQENNERAEYGKKLLKELSKKLTKEYGKGFSKSNLFNMKKFYLKYQKFQTVSGKLSWSHYCEILSISDDKERAFYEENGIQSEYALGGLSNQIFASKYTLYTNKEVLENEVKKVLREYDKKIKLKRIENDNYE, encoded by the coding sequence ATGGGTAAAATTGAAAAAGGAATTGAAAGTAATATGGTTTATTTGCAAATCAAAGAATTGATGGAAAATGCAAGGAAACAGGTGTCTGTAAAGATTAATAATATTCTTGTGCAGACTTATTGGAAAATTGGGAAAATTATTATAGAAGATGAGCAGGAAAATAATGAGAGGGCGGAATATGGGAAAAAACTTTTAAAAGAATTATCAAAAAAATTGACAAAAGAATATGGAAAGGGCTTTTCAAAATCAAATTTATTTAATATGAAAAAATTTTATTTGAAATATCAAAAATTCCAGACAGTGTCTGGAAAATTGAGCTGGTCTCATTATTGTGAGATTTTGAGTATATCTGATGATAAAGAAAGAGCATTTTATGAAGAGAATGGTATTCAGTCTGAATATGCACTAGGTGGACTTTCTAATCAGATTTTTGCTTCAAAATACACATTATATACTAATAAGGAAGTGCTTGAAAATGAGGTGAAAAAGGTTTTGAGGGAATATGATAAGAAAATAAAATTAAAAAGAATAGAGAATGATAATTATGAATAA